From Pontibacter actiniarum, a single genomic window includes:
- the hemB gene encoding porphobilinogen synthase, whose product MIRRPRRNRQTEVLRNLVQETTLSVNDFIFPLFVIEGQNQRVEVASMPGISRFSIDTLQEEIASCVDLGIKAFAPFPSIPERLKDKYATESHNPDGLYANAIREIKRNFPEVVLFTDVAMDPYSSDGHDGIVENDEILNDESLEVLGKMALAQAQAGADVVAPSDMMDGRIGHIRRVLDEHGYQKVGIMSYAAKYASAFYGPFRDALSSAPKKGDKKTYQMDPANSREALVEAELDIAEGADSLMVKPALAYLDIIKALRERSNLPIAAYNVSGEYAMVKAAAERGWIDGEKAMLESLLSIKRAGADIILTYFAKEFAQSLKK is encoded by the coding sequence ATGATCAGAAGACCAAGACGAAACCGCCAAACGGAGGTATTACGCAACCTGGTGCAGGAAACTACGCTTAGCGTAAACGATTTCATATTCCCGCTCTTCGTAATCGAGGGGCAAAACCAGCGTGTGGAGGTTGCTTCTATGCCCGGTATCAGCCGTTTCTCCATCGATACGCTGCAGGAGGAGATCGCTTCCTGCGTTGACCTGGGTATTAAGGCGTTTGCCCCTTTCCCGAGCATCCCGGAGCGCCTGAAAGATAAGTATGCCACAGAGAGCCACAACCCAGACGGCCTCTACGCCAACGCGATCCGTGAGATCAAGCGCAACTTCCCGGAGGTGGTCCTGTTTACTGATGTGGCAATGGACCCCTATAGCTCCGACGGCCATGACGGCATTGTGGAGAACGATGAGATCCTGAACGATGAATCGCTGGAAGTGCTGGGTAAAATGGCCCTGGCGCAGGCGCAGGCAGGTGCCGATGTTGTTGCCCCGTCTGATATGATGGACGGCCGCATAGGCCATATTCGCCGCGTGCTGGATGAGCATGGGTACCAAAAAGTTGGCATCATGAGCTATGCAGCAAAGTATGCGAGCGCCTTTTACGGCCCGTTCCGCGATGCCCTGTCCTCCGCCCCTAAGAAAGGCGACAAGAAAACCTACCAGATGGACCCTGCCAACAGCCGCGAGGCATTGGTAGAGGCAGAACTGGACATAGCTGAAGGAGCAGACTCGCTGATGGTGAAGCCTGCCTTGGCTTACCTAGACATTATCAAGGCCCTGCGCGAGCGCTCCAACCTGCCCATTGCCGCCTACAACGTGAGCGGTGAGTACGCCATGGTAAAGGCCGCTGCCGAAAGAGGCTGGATTGACGGGGAAAAGGCCATGCTGGAAAGCCTGCTAAGTATAAAGCGCGCCGGCGCCGACATCATCCTCACTTACTTTGCCAAAGAGTTTGCACAGTCTCTGAAGAAGTAA
- the sdaAA gene encoding L-serine ammonia-lyase, iron-sulfur-dependent, subunit alpha has product MSLLFTDFKSWEKHCAETGEPLYQPVLEYEVEQKGRSEAFIWENIANAFEVMKDAVQTGLTEDMKSRSGMVNNSAKKVAKSPVTVLSPEFQLLVARALGAKEVNSCMGRVVAAPTAGASGILPGTLTTLQELHGLEDRLIHEGLLVAAGIALIIEQNASLAGAVGGCQAETGSAAAMAAGAIVYCLGGDVKQVFNAVAITIQCMLGLVCDPVAGLVEVPCIVRNASAAAIAFSSAQLGIAGVDPVIPVDQCVAALGEVGESMERKYKETAEGGLANTPRAREIENFVLVQDVEILPDEDEADS; this is encoded by the coding sequence ATGTCATTACTATTCACTGATTTTAAGAGCTGGGAAAAGCATTGTGCCGAGACAGGCGAACCGCTTTACCAACCTGTGCTGGAGTACGAGGTCGAGCAGAAGGGCCGCAGCGAAGCATTTATATGGGAAAATATTGCCAACGCCTTTGAGGTGATGAAAGATGCCGTGCAAACCGGGCTGACGGAGGACATGAAGTCGCGCTCAGGCATGGTGAACAACAGCGCCAAAAAAGTGGCTAAGTCGCCGGTTACGGTGCTCTCGCCGGAGTTTCAGCTGCTGGTAGCGCGTGCCCTGGGCGCCAAGGAGGTAAACTCCTGCATGGGCCGCGTGGTGGCTGCCCCTACGGCGGGGGCCTCGGGTATTTTACCGGGCACACTGACCACCCTGCAGGAGCTGCACGGGCTGGAGGACCGGCTGATACACGAAGGCCTGCTCGTAGCAGCCGGCATTGCCCTGATTATTGAGCAGAACGCCTCTTTGGCCGGTGCCGTGGGCGGCTGCCAGGCCGAAACAGGCAGTGCCGCCGCCATGGCCGCAGGTGCCATTGTGTACTGCCTGGGCGGTGACGTAAAGCAGGTGTTTAATGCCGTGGCCATTACCATCCAGTGCATGCTGGGCCTGGTGTGCGACCCGGTGGCGGGGCTGGTAGAGGTGCCTTGCATCGTACGCAACGCCAGTGCGGCCGCCATCGCTTTCTCTTCGGCACAGCTAGGCATTGCGGGCGTAGACCCCGTAATACCGGTAGACCAATGCGTGGCAGCCCTTGGCGAGGTAGGCGAAAGCATGGAGCGCAAGTATAAAGAAACCGCTGAAGGTGGTTTGGCCAACACCCCGAGGGCCCGCGAAATAGAGAACTTTGTGCTGGTACAGGATGTGGAGATCCTGCCGGACGAGGACGAGGCAGACAGTTAG
- a CDS encoding acylphosphatase, translated as MGKEKKRVAMRVHGKVHGVFFRVSTVEKAEELGLTGFVQNERDGTVYMEAEGAPEALQKLEQWAHEGPKRARVEKVEVEEKEELNGFGKFEQRR; from the coding sequence ATGGGAAAAGAAAAAAAGCGAGTAGCCATGCGGGTGCATGGAAAGGTGCACGGCGTGTTTTTCAGAGTCAGCACGGTAGAAAAAGCCGAAGAACTAGGGCTGACTGGTTTCGTGCAGAACGAGCGCGATGGCACGGTTTATATGGAAGCCGAAGGAGCCCCTGAAGCCCTTCAGAAGCTGGAGCAGTGGGCGCACGAAGGCCCGAAACGCGCAAGGGTGGAGAAGGTAGAGGTGGAGGAGAAGGAAGAGCTCAACGGGTTTGGCAAGTTTGAGCAGCGGAGGTAG
- a CDS encoding Crp/Fnr family transcriptional regulator, whose product MLHALLQQVPYFTVEDVAAFEPLWKKRVLLNRHAFLIRQGQVEQGLYFVNSGALRIYYPLPDEDICVGFAYPNTLVVSFPSFVDAKPSAYYIQALKKSELLGISKIDFMQLMEERPNIRLFWYEQLEKALLGKIEREVDLLLPEPEQRLQRVMQRSPHLFQHIPRKYIASYLRMSPETLSRLKV is encoded by the coding sequence ATGCTTCATGCCCTTCTCCAGCAGGTCCCATACTTCACGGTGGAAGACGTTGCCGCCTTTGAGCCGCTCTGGAAGAAGCGGGTGCTGCTGAACCGGCACGCCTTCCTGATCCGGCAGGGGCAGGTGGAGCAAGGTTTATACTTTGTCAACAGCGGTGCGCTGCGCATCTACTACCCACTCCCCGACGAGGATATCTGCGTAGGTTTTGCCTATCCTAACACACTGGTTGTTTCTTTTCCTTCCTTCGTGGATGCCAAACCCTCTGCGTACTATATACAGGCCCTGAAAAAGAGTGAATTGCTCGGCATCAGCAAGATTGATTTTATGCAGCTGATGGAAGAGCGGCCAAACATCAGGCTGTTTTGGTACGAACAACTGGAGAAGGCCCTGCTGGGCAAGATTGAGCGGGAGGTAGACCTGCTGCTGCCTGAACCAGAGCAGCGCCTGCAGCGGGTGATGCAACGTAGCCCGCACCTGTTTCAGCACATCCCCAGGAAGTACATCGCCTCCTACCTGCGCATGTCGCCGGAAACGTTGAGCCGGCTGAAGGTATAA
- a CDS encoding DinB family protein, producing MSTLEQLFRTTESLRETVSAEFASLDLSSLNFKPSPASWSILECLEHLNRYSRYYNPALAKAVAGHPAASCVESIGYSWLGKKSLEMVRPQNKKKYKTAKHMNPGNSALGRATVEEFLQHQRELLDLLQSAGQANLNKSAVPVEFFKLLHLRIGEALEFVVVHQERHVQQAVRVKQLLLEQAVA from the coding sequence ATGAGCACACTGGAGCAACTTTTCCGGACCACTGAGAGCCTGCGAGAAACTGTGTCTGCCGAATTCGCTTCGCTGGACCTGAGCAGCCTCAACTTTAAGCCCTCTCCCGCTAGTTGGAGCATATTGGAGTGCCTGGAGCACCTGAACCGCTACAGCCGTTACTACAACCCTGCCCTTGCCAAAGCCGTCGCAGGTCACCCTGCCGCAAGCTGTGTGGAAAGTATAGGCTACAGTTGGCTGGGCAAAAAGTCGTTAGAGATGGTGCGGCCGCAGAATAAGAAGAAGTACAAAACGGCAAAGCACATGAACCCCGGCAACAGCGCATTGGGCCGTGCCACGGTAGAGGAGTTTTTGCAGCACCAGAGGGAACTGCTCGACCTGTTGCAGAGTGCCGGGCAAGCCAACCTCAACAAAAGTGCGGTACCGGTAGAGTTCTTTAAGCTCCTGCACCTGCGGATAGGGGAGGCGCTGGAGTTCGTGGTTGTGCACCAGGAGCGGCACGTGCAGCAGGCCGTGCGGGTAAAACAGCTGCTTCTGGAGCAGGCAGTGGCATAG